In Castanea sativa cultivar Marrone di Chiusa Pesio chromosome 6, ASM4071231v1, a single window of DNA contains:
- the LOC142640076 gene encoding uncharacterized protein LOC142640076, whose protein sequence is MDSNFLAKELLKYVLEDHTSKIKDLQNLMKERFNHDISYYKIWDAKQKAIANIHGNWEESYQKLQKLLLAYKDSDSGTQVKFRSINGDIPGTIIFKYVFWAFAPSIAGFAHCRPVISIDGTHLYGKYKGNLLIAMSTDANNEIFPLAFAVVDDETGARYEHQDRKLEKILDCLKEVELKFSKDPNPNIAKKKPYSYLTKEGLDKWTLSHDGGRRYGAMTTNMSECFNGVLKGARGLPISALVDYIWCKLVAYFNDRRTKILGDIEHGQKFSKHAMEKYEANYEKGTRHYVRPFNQQNGVYQVCTTHNPHSSNGGDHSHEVRLLENTCTCGKWEIYKIPCSHVIAVCIREHVNAMRYIDPCYTLQQRLATYSHDFCVPKDKSLWREVAGPKLYPDLEMLRDKGQLMSTRIRNEMDWRESQPKPKCGVCHEEGHNRRRCPNVICASTSSHVPN, encoded by the exons ATGGATTCGAATTTTCTTGCCAAAGAACTGCTTAAATATGTACTTGAAGATCACACCAGCAAAATAAAGGATCTCCAAAATCTGATGAAGGAAAGGTTTAACCACGATATATCATACTACAAgatatgggatgcgaaacaaaaggctATTGCAAACATACATGGGAATTGGGAAGAGTCGTACCAAAAGTTGCAGAAGTTGTTATTGGCATATAAGGATAGCGATTCAGGTACACAAGTAAAGTTTCGGTCGATCAACGGGGACATACCGGGTACTATTATATTCAAGTATGTGTTCTGGGCTTTTGCTCCTTCCATTGCTGGATTCGCACATTGTAGGCCAGtgattagtattgatggaactcatctttatggaaaatataaaggaaatTTGTTGATTGCAATGTCTACCGATGCTAATAATGAGATTTTTCCGCTTGCCTTTGCGGTTGTGGATGATGAGACGGGGGCCA GATACGAGCATCAAGATCGCaaacttgaaaaaatattgGATTGCCTTAAGGAAGTTGAACTCAAATTCAGTAAGGATCCCAATCCCAATATAGCAAAAAAGAAGCCGTACTCCTATCTAACGAAGGAGGGTCTGGATAAGTGGACACTGTCACATGATGGTGGACGCCGCTATGGGGCAATGACTACCAATATGTCTGAGTGTTTCAATGGAGTTCTAAAAGGTGCACGTGGACTACCCATATCTGCATTGGTTGACTACATTTGGTGCAAACTTGTCGCCTATTTCAATGATCGACGCACTAAAATATTGGGTGATATTGAACATGGTCAGAAGTTTAGCAAGCATGCCATGGAGAAATATGAAGCAAATTACGAAAAAGGGACAAGACACTATGTGAGGCCATTTAACCAGCAGAACGGCGTATATCAGGTTTGTACAACACATAATCCACACAGCTCTAATGGGGGAGACCATAGTCATGAAGTAAGATTGCTAGAGAACACATGTACTTGTGGCAAATGGGAAATCTAtaagatcccttgttcacatgtGATTGCAGTTTGTATCAGGGAACATGTCAATGCAATGAGgtatattgacccatgttataCTTTACAACAGCGACTTGCCACTTATTCACATGATTTTTGTGTGCCCAAGGATAAGTCATTATGGCGGGAGGTTGCCGGCCCAAAGTTGTACCCTGACCTTGAAATGTTGCGAGACAAAGGTCAACTTATGTCAAcaagaataagaaatgagatgGATTGGAGGGAGAGTCAACCCAAGCCGAAATGTGGAGTGTGTCATGAAGAGGGCCATAACCGCAGGAGATGTCCGAATGTGATTTGCGCATCAACAAGCAGCCATGTTCCAAACTAG